In Temnothorax longispinosus isolate EJ_2023e chromosome 10, Tlon_JGU_v1, whole genome shotgun sequence, a single window of DNA contains:
- the LOC139820912 gene encoding uncharacterized protein isoform X3, protein MDADEFNRNFGGCIDRHATASGEIGAMNIDSVDFDSELRQIEREINRYKPTLQSCRDECENIETEICDVRQLQRKAQFVMDNVRWEEENIHERFKDINLNYDACVERSSSHEDPNETISAGISELTTQRREMLKELGRLRRQANDNGKKLTRVRAMIAEQEEKNAMQIRELKEISESGLFISPDVRKRINAILTHQEINEVDSAIN, encoded by the exons ATGGACGCCGATGAATTCAATCGGAATTTCGGAGGGTGTATCGATCGTCATGCGACTG CGTCTGGCGAGATCGGAGCAATGAACATCGACAGCGTCGATTTCGATAGCGAGCTTCGTCAgatcgagagagagatcaATCGTTACAAGCCGACGCTGCAAAGCTGCCGCGACGAGTGCGAGAACATAGAGACGGAAATTTGCGACGTGAGACAACTGCAGCGGAAAGCGCAGTTCGTGATGGACAACGTGCGCTGGGAGGAGGAGAATATTCACGAGCGTTTTAAAGACATAAATCTGAACTACGATGCGTGCGTAGAGAGATCGAGTAGTCACGAAGATCCGAACGAGACGATTAGCGCGGGGATAAGCGAGCTGACGACGCAGAGGAGGGAAATGTTGAAAGAGCTGGGGCGATTGAGAAGACAAGCGAATGACAACGGAAAAAAGCTCACCCGCGTAAGGGCCATGATCGCGGAACAggaa GAAAAGAATGCGATGCAGATTCGAGAACTGAAGGAGATATCTGAAAGCGGTTTATTCATTTCGCCAGATGTAAGGAAACGGATAAACGCCATTCTTACACATCAGGAAATAAATGAAGTCGACAGtgctattaattaa
- the LOC139820912 gene encoding uncharacterized protein isoform X4: MPSGEIGAMNIDSVDFDSELRQIEREINRYKPTLQSCRDECENIETEICDVRQLQRKAQFVMDNVRWEEENIHERFKDINLNYDACVERSSSHEDPNETISAGISELTTQRREMLKELGRLRRQANDNGKKLTRVRAMIAEQEEKNAMQIRELKEISESGLFISPDVRKRINAILTHQEINEVDSAIN, from the exons CGTCTGGCGAGATCGGAGCAATGAACATCGACAGCGTCGATTTCGATAGCGAGCTTCGTCAgatcgagagagagatcaATCGTTACAAGCCGACGCTGCAAAGCTGCCGCGACGAGTGCGAGAACATAGAGACGGAAATTTGCGACGTGAGACAACTGCAGCGGAAAGCGCAGTTCGTGATGGACAACGTGCGCTGGGAGGAGGAGAATATTCACGAGCGTTTTAAAGACATAAATCTGAACTACGATGCGTGCGTAGAGAGATCGAGTAGTCACGAAGATCCGAACGAGACGATTAGCGCGGGGATAAGCGAGCTGACGACGCAGAGGAGGGAAATGTTGAAAGAGCTGGGGCGATTGAGAAGACAAGCGAATGACAACGGAAAAAAGCTCACCCGCGTAAGGGCCATGATCGCGGAACAggaa GAAAAGAATGCGATGCAGATTCGAGAACTGAAGGAGATATCTGAAAGCGGTTTATTCATTTCGCCAGATGTAAGGAAACGGATAAACGCCATTCTTACACATCAGGAAATAAATGAAGTCGACAGtgctattaattaa
- the LOC139820912 gene encoding uncharacterized protein isoform X2 yields MPPGREKDSSDRFHPASGEIGAMNIDSVDFDSELRQIEREINRYKPTLQSCRDECENIETEICDVRQLQRKAQFVMDNVRWEEENIHERFKDINLNYDACVERSSSHEDPNETISAGISELTTQRREMLKELGRLRRQANDNGKKLTRVRAMIAEQEEKNAMQIRELKEISESGLFISPDVRKRINAILTHQEINEVDSAIN; encoded by the exons CGTCTGGCGAGATCGGAGCAATGAACATCGACAGCGTCGATTTCGATAGCGAGCTTCGTCAgatcgagagagagatcaATCGTTACAAGCCGACGCTGCAAAGCTGCCGCGACGAGTGCGAGAACATAGAGACGGAAATTTGCGACGTGAGACAACTGCAGCGGAAAGCGCAGTTCGTGATGGACAACGTGCGCTGGGAGGAGGAGAATATTCACGAGCGTTTTAAAGACATAAATCTGAACTACGATGCGTGCGTAGAGAGATCGAGTAGTCACGAAGATCCGAACGAGACGATTAGCGCGGGGATAAGCGAGCTGACGACGCAGAGGAGGGAAATGTTGAAAGAGCTGGGGCGATTGAGAAGACAAGCGAATGACAACGGAAAAAAGCTCACCCGCGTAAGGGCCATGATCGCGGAACAggaa GAAAAGAATGCGATGCAGATTCGAGAACTGAAGGAGATATCTGAAAGCGGTTTATTCATTTCGCCAGATGTAAGGAAACGGATAAACGCCATTCTTACACATCAGGAAATAAATGAAGTCGACAGtgctattaattaa
- the LOC139820912 gene encoding uncharacterized protein isoform X1, protein MRQIRIMNNIYALAVAVTDPIANYVSCESIPIFSRCTKRTLDVAVITSDRKSLLPARRRSDLIARSHMGVLIRTDGHTRESHTPLQIPSANPYMTAIFVSKQHGNHASGEIGAMNIDSVDFDSELRQIEREINRYKPTLQSCRDECENIETEICDVRQLQRKAQFVMDNVRWEEENIHERFKDINLNYDACVERSSSHEDPNETISAGISELTTQRREMLKELGRLRRQANDNGKKLTRVRAMIAEQEEKNAMQIRELKEISESGLFISPDVRKRINAILTHQEINEVDSAIN, encoded by the exons ATGAGGCAAATAAGGATAATGAATAACATTTACGCACTCGCGGTAGCGGTAACGGACCCGATTGCCAATTACGTTAGCTGTGAATCGATACCAATTTTTTCGCGGTGCACCAAGCGCACCTTGGACGTTGCAGTTATTACGTCGGATCGTAAATCTCTTTTGCCGGCGAGGCGACGATCAGAtttaatagcgcgctcccacATGGGCGTATTAATCCGGACGGACGGACACACGCGCGAATCGCACACGCCGCTTCAAATCCCCTCAGCTAATCCCTACATGACGgcgatttttgtttcaaagCAACACGGCAATCACG CGTCTGGCGAGATCGGAGCAATGAACATCGACAGCGTCGATTTCGATAGCGAGCTTCGTCAgatcgagagagagatcaATCGTTACAAGCCGACGCTGCAAAGCTGCCGCGACGAGTGCGAGAACATAGAGACGGAAATTTGCGACGTGAGACAACTGCAGCGGAAAGCGCAGTTCGTGATGGACAACGTGCGCTGGGAGGAGGAGAATATTCACGAGCGTTTTAAAGACATAAATCTGAACTACGATGCGTGCGTAGAGAGATCGAGTAGTCACGAAGATCCGAACGAGACGATTAGCGCGGGGATAAGCGAGCTGACGACGCAGAGGAGGGAAATGTTGAAAGAGCTGGGGCGATTGAGAAGACAAGCGAATGACAACGGAAAAAAGCTCACCCGCGTAAGGGCCATGATCGCGGAACAggaa GAAAAGAATGCGATGCAGATTCGAGAACTGAAGGAGATATCTGAAAGCGGTTTATTCATTTCGCCAGATGTAAGGAAACGGATAAACGCCATTCTTACACATCAGGAAATAAATGAAGTCGACAGtgctattaattaa
- the LOC139820912 gene encoding uncharacterized protein isoform X5 has translation MNIDSVDFDSELRQIEREINRYKPTLQSCRDECENIETEICDVRQLQRKAQFVMDNVRWEEENIHERFKDINLNYDACVERSSSHEDPNETISAGISELTTQRREMLKELGRLRRQANDNGKKLTRVRAMIAEQEEKNAMQIRELKEISESGLFISPDVRKRINAILTHQEINEVDSAIN, from the exons ATGAACATCGACAGCGTCGATTTCGATAGCGAGCTTCGTCAgatcgagagagagatcaATCGTTACAAGCCGACGCTGCAAAGCTGCCGCGACGAGTGCGAGAACATAGAGACGGAAATTTGCGACGTGAGACAACTGCAGCGGAAAGCGCAGTTCGTGATGGACAACGTGCGCTGGGAGGAGGAGAATATTCACGAGCGTTTTAAAGACATAAATCTGAACTACGATGCGTGCGTAGAGAGATCGAGTAGTCACGAAGATCCGAACGAGACGATTAGCGCGGGGATAAGCGAGCTGACGACGCAGAGGAGGGAAATGTTGAAAGAGCTGGGGCGATTGAGAAGACAAGCGAATGACAACGGAAAAAAGCTCACCCGCGTAAGGGCCATGATCGCGGAACAggaa GAAAAGAATGCGATGCAGATTCGAGAACTGAAGGAGATATCTGAAAGCGGTTTATTCATTTCGCCAGATGTAAGGAAACGGATAAACGCCATTCTTACACATCAGGAAATAAATGAAGTCGACAGtgctattaattaa